One Solanum pennellii chromosome 9, SPENNV200 DNA segment encodes these proteins:
- the LOC107030631 gene encoding L-type lectin-domain containing receptor kinase IV.1-like, protein MFFNLFILVALFLLDFSPASCEVDAFIFNGFQSANLSLDGIAQFKSNDLLLLTNSGTQNQGHAFYPNPIHFKNSSNGTVFSFSTTFVFAIRSDYGNLSGHGLAFVIAPHKGLQGSLANHYLGLFNSSNNGNTSNHVVGVELDTIYSEDFGDINDNHVGIDINGLRSVAIHTAGYFDDTDLFHNLTLISGQEMQVWIDYDGRTKQMDVTVAQLHMEKPVRPLLALKYDLSSILDQTMYVGFSSSTGSVPTHHYILGWSFKTNGKAQELSLLPKLPRLGTKGKSRFVTIGLPIISLVSLVAAVLAVVYYVRKKKYEEIHEDWEREYRLQRFKYKELYIATKGFREKELLGAGGFGKVYKGVMPTTKLEIAVKKISHESRQGMKEFVSEIVSIGRMQHRNVVPLLGYCRRKGELILIYEYMSNGSLDKYLYDQPRYTLDWNQRFRVIRGVASGLFFLHEECDHVVVHRDVKASNVLLDGELNGRLGDFGLARLYGHGTDPQSTRVVGTLGYLAPEHTRTGKATPSSDVFSFGAFLLEVACGRRPIQPRQDGDDLILVDWVFSCWNRGNILDAADPNIGIEFVPGQVELVLKLGLFCSHSEPSCRPTMRQILLFLDGVVALPELSELGVSSANLTFEHRGGFDDFVKSYPSSLGYAYSGSPSVTDSFLSGGR, encoded by the coding sequence ATGTTCTTCAATCTTTTCATACTAGTAGCTCTCTTCTTACTTGATTTTTCACCTGCTTCTTGTGAAGTTGATGCATTCATTTTCAATGGATTTCAATCAGCTAATCTTAGCTTGGATGGCATAGCACAGTTCAAATCTAATGATCTTTTGTTGTTAACAAATTCTGGAACACAAAATCAGGGCCATGCTTTCTATCCAAATCCAATTCatttcaagaattcatcaaatggTACTGTATTTTCTTTCTCCACAACTTTTGTGTTCGCGATAAGGTCTGATTAtggaaatttgagtggtcatGGACTAGCTTTCGTTATCGCGCCACACAAAGGACTTCAGGGGTCTTTGGCAAATCACTATCTTGGTCTTTTCAACTCTAGTAATAATGGGAATACATCAAACCATGTCGTTGGAGTTGAGCTCGATACAATCTATAGCGAGGATTTTGGTGATATCAATGACAATCATGTTGGAATTGATATAAATGGATTGAGGTCTGTAGCAATTCACACAGCAGGTTATTTTGATGATACTGATTTGTTTCATAACTTGACTTTAATTAGTGGCCAGGAAATGCAAGTTTGGATTGATTACGATGGGAGGACTAAGCAAATGGATGTAACAGTAGCTCAATTACATATGGAAAAACCAGTTAGACCACTTTTGGCTTTGAAATATGATCTTTCGTCGATTCTTGATCAGACTATGTATGTTGGTTTTTCATCGTCAACAGGTTCAGTCCCAACGCATCATTATATCTTGGGATGGAGCTTCAAGACAAATGGGAAAGCTCAAGAACTCTCGCTACTTCCTAAGCTTCCTCGTCTTGGGACTAAAGGGAAATCAAGATTTGTAACGATTGGTTTGCCTATAATCTCGTTGGTTTCACTTGTTGCAGCTGTCTTAGCGGTGGTTTATTATGTAAGAAAGAAGAAGTATGAAGAAATTCATGAAGATTGGGAACGCGAGTATAGACTACAAAGGTTTAAGTATAAAGAATTGTACATTGCTACTAAGGGATTCAGAGAAAAGGAGCTATTGGGAGCTGGAGGATTTGGTAAAGTTTATAAAGGAGTGATGCCTACCACCAAACTTGAGATAGCTGTAAAGAAGATATCTCATGAATCGAGACAAGGGATGAAGGAATTTGTTTCGGAGATTGTAAGCATTGGTCGTATGCAACACAGGAATGTAGTACCACTTTTGGGTTATTGCAGGCGAAaaggggagttgattttgatttacGAATACATGTCAAATGGAAGTCTAGACAAGTATTTATACGATCAACCAAGATACACCCTCGATTGGAACCAAAGATTCAGAGTCATTAGAGGTGTAGCCTCGGGATTATTTTTCCTACACGAAGAATGTGATCACGTAGTGGTTCATAGAGACGTTAAGGCCAGTAATGTCTTGTTAGATGGTGAACTAAATGGCAGGTTAGGAGATTTTGGACTCGCTAGGCTGTATGGTCATGGGACCGATCCTCAGTCGACTCGTGTTGTTGGTACTCTTGGTTACCTTGCACCAGAACATACTAGAACTGGCAAGGCAACACCTAGTAGTGATGTATTTTCATTTGGGGCATTTCTGCTTGAAGTTGCATGTGGTAGGAGGCCGATACAGCCAAGACAAGACGGTGATGATCTGATTTTGGTCGATTGGGTGTTCTCGTGTTGGAATAGGGGTAATATTCTTGATGCTGCTGATCCGAACATAGGCATTGAGTTTGTTCCAGGGCAAGTGGAGTTGGTCTTAAAGTTAGGCTTGTTCTGTTCTCATTCAGAGCCCTCGTGTAGGCCAACCATGCGACAAATCTTGTTGTTCTTGGATGGTGTTGTGGCCTTACCAGAGTTATCAGAACTCGGTGTTTCATCAGCTAACCTAACATTTGAACATCGCGGAGGTTTTGATGATTTTGTCAAGTCGTATCCATCTTCTTTGGGCTATGCATATTCCGGCTCTCCATCTGTAACAGACTCCTTTCTCTCTGGTGGCCGGTGA
- the LOC107029785 gene encoding L-type lectin-domain containing receptor kinase S.4-like — protein sequence MVNSCLVLLCSFISFSILASSQQLDGFIYTRFNEPNNNITLSGSAEISQNGFIQLTNETSRLMGHAFYSSPFQFKNSTNGTAFSFSTSFALAIVPEYPKLGGHGLAFTISQSNDFSTALPSQYLGLLNATDVGNFSNYIFAVEFDTVQDFEFGDINDNHVGININSLRSNMSAKASYFDDDLVKQDLNLKCGKVILAWVDYDSVTNLVNVTLSRFATKPKLPLFSYHIDLSPFFKENMYVGFSASTGLLASSHYVFGWSFKLNGEAKFLDLDLLPSLPGLKKKHTGVIVAISVIVVVLVLIGILVAIYLVRRFKNADVIESWELEVGPHRYSYEELKQATRSFKDSELLGFGGFGKVYKGVLQSSNMEIAVKRISHESKQGLREFVSEISSIGRLRHRNLVQLVGWCRRRGDLLLVYDFMPNGSLDNFLFEKPRMLLTWEQRFKIIKGVASGLLYLHEGYEQVVVHRDVKASNVLLDGELNGRLGDFGLARLYEHGSNPGTTRVVGTLGYLAPELPRTGRATEKSDVFAFGALLLEVVCGRRPIDSKVRPEELVLVDMVWNKWREGKILDVIDKRLKGEFNESEVVMVLKLGLMCSNNEASSRPSMRQVMSYLEGEADIPDAPMAPGDYNGGFGFEENECMHSLASSRGHTSCLANGNVDGTFVSVSTAPLSCLFTDELPR from the coding sequence ATGGTTAATAGTTGTCTTGTACTACTCTGTTCATTCATTTCCTTTTCAATCCTAGCTTCATCTCAGCAACTTGATGGCTTCATTTATACAAGATTCAATGAACCAAACAATAACATTACCTTAAGTGGAAGTGCTGAGATTAGCCAAAATGGATTCATTCAACTAACTAATGAAACAAGTAGATTAATGGGGCATGCTTTCTATTCTTCACCTTTTCAGTTCAAGAACTCAACAAATGGCACTGctttttcattttcaacatCTTTTGCTCTTGCTATAGTCCCTGAATATCCAAAACTTGGTGGTCATGGACTTGCTTTTACTATTTCTCAGTCTAATGATTTCAGCACAGCACTTCCAAGTCAGTATCTTGGCTTACTAAATGCTACTGATGTTGGTAATTTCTCAAATTACATATTTGCTGTTGAATTTGATACAGTACAAGATTTTGAGTTTGGGGATATTAATGATAATCATGTTGGTATAAACATTAATAGTTTAAGGTCTAATATGTCTGCTAAAGCATCTTACTTTGATGATGATTTGGTAAAACAAGATCTGAATCTCAAATGTGGTAAAGTTATATTGGCATGGGTTGATTATGATTCTGTTACAAACTTGGTTAATGTTACACTTTCAAGATTTGCTACAAAACCAAAGTTGCCACTTTTCTCTTATCATATAgatctctctccatttttcaaagaaaatatgtaTGTTGGTTTTTCTGCTTCAACTGGTTTGCTTGCAAGTTCACATTATGTTTTTGGTTGGAGCTTTAAGTTGAATGGCGAAGCGAAATTTCTAGACTTGGATTTACTTCCATCATTGCCTGGTCTCAAGAAGAAGCACACTGGCGTAATTGTAGCTATCTCGGTTATAGTAGTTGTTTTGGTTTTGATTGGTATATTAGTCGCTATTTATTTAGTTAGGAGATTCAAGAATGCTGATGTTATAGAGTCTTGGGAGCTTGAGGTTGGTCCTCATAGATACTCTTATGAAGAACTTAAGCAAGCTACTAGAAGTTTTAAGGATAGTGAGCTTCTTGGGTTTGGGGGATTTGGTAAAGTTTACAAGGGTGTTTTACAAAGTTCGAATATGGAAATAGCTGTGAAGCGTATTTCACATGAATCTAAACAAGGCTTACGCGAATTTGTGTCTGAAATATCTAGCATTGGAAGACTCCGTCATAGGAATTTGGTTCAATTAGTAGGTTGGTGTAGACGTCGTGGTGACCTTTTACTTGTGTATGATTTTATGCCAAATGGAAGTTTGGACAATTTCTTGTTTGAAAAACCTAGAATGTTGTTGACATGGGAGCAAAGGTTCAAAATCATCAAAGGGGTTGCTTCTGGTTTACTATACTTACATGAAGGTTATGAACAAGTTGTGGTGCATCGAGACGTTAAGGCTAGTAATGTGCTACTAGATGGAGAGTTAAATGGCAGGCTTGGAGATTTTGGACTAGCAAGATTATATGAGCACGGATCAAACCCGGGCACGACTAGGGTGGTAGGCACATTGGGGTACCTTGCACCAGAATTACCAAGAACAGGACGAGCTACTGAAAAATCCGATGTTTTTGCCTTTGGTGCGTTGTTGCTTGAAGTGGTATGTGGACGTAGACCGATTGATTCAAAGGTGAGGCCTGAGGAATTAGTTCTAGTGGACATGGTGTGGAACAAATGGAGAGAAGGGAAAATTCTTGATGTTATAGACAAGAGATTGAAAGGTGAGTTCAATGAAAGTGAAGTTGTGATGGTCTTGAAATTAGGATTAATGTGTTCAAACAATGAGGCGTCGTCTCGACCTAGCATGAGACAAGTGATGAGTTACTTGGAAGGTGAAGCTGATATACCTGATGCTCCAATGGCTCCTGGTGATTATAATGGAGGATTTGGATTCGAAGAAAACGAATGTATGCATTCTTTAGCATCTTCAAGAGGACATACATCATGTTTGGCTAATGGAAATGTTGATGGTACATTTGTTTCTGTTTCTACTGCACCACTTTCATGTTTATTTACTGATGAGTTACCTAGGTAG
- the LOC107031401 gene encoding ribulose bisphosphate carboxylase/oxygenase activase 1, chloroplastic isoform X2, translated as MATSISTIGAVNKLSLNNSVVGTSVPPTAFFGKTLKKVNNKVSSTNIANKNLRIVAQEKEIDEKKQTDGDRWKGLVNDVSDDQQDIARGKGLVDSLFQAPTGTGTHHAIMNSYEYLSQGLRQYNLDNKLDGFYIAPAFMDKLVVHITKNFLTLPNIKVPLILGVWGGKGQGKSFQCELVFRKMGINPIMMSAGELESGNAGEPAKLIRQRYREAAEIIRKGNMCCLFINDLDAGAGRMGGTTQYTVNNQMVNATLMNIADNPTNVQLPGMYNKQENARVPIIVTGNDFSTLYAPLIRDGRMEKFYWAPTREDRIGVCKGIFRTDKVPDDDIVKIVDSFPGQSIDFFGALRARVYDDEVRKWIGSTGIEQIGEKLLNSRDGPPTFEQPKMTIDKLLEYGNMLVQEQENVKRVQLADKYLKEAALGDANADSINNGSFFAS; from the exons ATGGCTACCTCCATCTCAACCATTGGAGCTGTCAACAAG tTGAGTTTGAACAACTCTGTTGTTGGAACTTCAGTTCCACCAACAGCCTTCTTTGGTAAAACCTTAAAGAAAGTGAACAACAAAGTTTCCAGCACAAACATCGCAAACAAGAACTTGAGGATTGTTgctcaagaaaaagaaattgatgagAAGAAACAGACTGATGGGGACAGATGGAAGGGACTTGTTAACGATGTGTCCGATGATCAACAAGACATTGCAAGGGGTAAAGGTTTGGTTGATTCGCTTTTCCAGGCTCCAACGGGTACTGGTACTCACCACGCCATCATGAATTCCTATGAATACCTCAGCCAAGGTCTTCGCCA ATATAACTTGGACAACAAGTTGGACGGATTCTACATCGCTCCTGCTTTCATGGACAAGCTTGTTGTTCACATCACCAAGAACTTCTTGACATTGCCCAACATCAAG GTTCCACTTATTTTGGGTGTTTGGGGAGGAAAAGGTCAAGGTAAATCATTCCAATGTGAGCTTGTCTTCAGAAAGATGGGAATCAA CCCAATTATGATGAGTGCTGGAGAATTGGAAAGTGGAAATGCAGGAGAGCCAGCTAAATTGATCAGGCAAAGGTACAGAGAGGCCGCGGAAATCATCAGGAAGGGAAACATGTGTTGCCTCTTCATCAACGATCTTGATGCAGGAGCCGGTAGAATGGGTGGAACTACACAATACACTGTCAACAACCAAATGGTGAATGCTACCCTCATGAACATTGCTGATAACCCGACAAATGTCCAACTCCCCGGTATGTACAACAAGCAAGAGAATGCCAGGGTACCTATTATTGTCACTGGTAACGATTTCTCCACATTGTATGCACCTCTTATCCGTGATGGTCGTATGGAGAAATTCTACTGGGCACCAACAAGAGAAGACAGAATTGGTGTTTGCAAAGGTATTTTCAGGACTGATAAAGTTCCTGATGATGACATTGTCAAGATCGTCGATAGCTTCCCTGGACAATCTATTG ATTTCTTCGGTGCTCTGAGGGCGAGAGTATACGATGATGAAGTGAGGAAATGGATTGGAAGTACTGGAATTGAACAAATTGGCGAGAAACTTTTGAACTCAAGGGATGGACCACCAACATTTGAGCAACCAAAGATGACTATCGATAAGCTCCTCGAGTATGGTAACATGCTTGTTCAAGAGCAAGAGAATGTTAAGAGAGTTCAGTTAGCTGACAAGTACCTTAAAGAAGCTGCACTTGGTGATGCAAATGCTGATTCCATCAACAATGGATCCTTCTTTGCTAGCTAG
- the LOC107031401 gene encoding ribulose bisphosphate carboxylase/oxygenase activase 1, chloroplastic isoform X1, with protein MATSISTIGAVNKVMLSLNNSVVGTSVPPTAFFGKTLKKVNNKVSSTNIANKNLRIVAQEKEIDEKKQTDGDRWKGLVNDVSDDQQDIARGKGLVDSLFQAPTGTGTHHAIMNSYEYLSQGLRQYNLDNKLDGFYIAPAFMDKLVVHITKNFLTLPNIKVPLILGVWGGKGQGKSFQCELVFRKMGINPIMMSAGELESGNAGEPAKLIRQRYREAAEIIRKGNMCCLFINDLDAGAGRMGGTTQYTVNNQMVNATLMNIADNPTNVQLPGMYNKQENARVPIIVTGNDFSTLYAPLIRDGRMEKFYWAPTREDRIGVCKGIFRTDKVPDDDIVKIVDSFPGQSIDFFGALRARVYDDEVRKWIGSTGIEQIGEKLLNSRDGPPTFEQPKMTIDKLLEYGNMLVQEQENVKRVQLADKYLKEAALGDANADSINNGSFFAS; from the exons ATGGCTACCTCCATCTCAACCATTGGAGCTGTCAACAAGGTAATG tTGAGTTTGAACAACTCTGTTGTTGGAACTTCAGTTCCACCAACAGCCTTCTTTGGTAAAACCTTAAAGAAAGTGAACAACAAAGTTTCCAGCACAAACATCGCAAACAAGAACTTGAGGATTGTTgctcaagaaaaagaaattgatgagAAGAAACAGACTGATGGGGACAGATGGAAGGGACTTGTTAACGATGTGTCCGATGATCAACAAGACATTGCAAGGGGTAAAGGTTTGGTTGATTCGCTTTTCCAGGCTCCAACGGGTACTGGTACTCACCACGCCATCATGAATTCCTATGAATACCTCAGCCAAGGTCTTCGCCA ATATAACTTGGACAACAAGTTGGACGGATTCTACATCGCTCCTGCTTTCATGGACAAGCTTGTTGTTCACATCACCAAGAACTTCTTGACATTGCCCAACATCAAG GTTCCACTTATTTTGGGTGTTTGGGGAGGAAAAGGTCAAGGTAAATCATTCCAATGTGAGCTTGTCTTCAGAAAGATGGGAATCAA CCCAATTATGATGAGTGCTGGAGAATTGGAAAGTGGAAATGCAGGAGAGCCAGCTAAATTGATCAGGCAAAGGTACAGAGAGGCCGCGGAAATCATCAGGAAGGGAAACATGTGTTGCCTCTTCATCAACGATCTTGATGCAGGAGCCGGTAGAATGGGTGGAACTACACAATACACTGTCAACAACCAAATGGTGAATGCTACCCTCATGAACATTGCTGATAACCCGACAAATGTCCAACTCCCCGGTATGTACAACAAGCAAGAGAATGCCAGGGTACCTATTATTGTCACTGGTAACGATTTCTCCACATTGTATGCACCTCTTATCCGTGATGGTCGTATGGAGAAATTCTACTGGGCACCAACAAGAGAAGACAGAATTGGTGTTTGCAAAGGTATTTTCAGGACTGATAAAGTTCCTGATGATGACATTGTCAAGATCGTCGATAGCTTCCCTGGACAATCTATTG ATTTCTTCGGTGCTCTGAGGGCGAGAGTATACGATGATGAAGTGAGGAAATGGATTGGAAGTACTGGAATTGAACAAATTGGCGAGAAACTTTTGAACTCAAGGGATGGACCACCAACATTTGAGCAACCAAAGATGACTATCGATAAGCTCCTCGAGTATGGTAACATGCTTGTTCAAGAGCAAGAGAATGTTAAGAGAGTTCAGTTAGCTGACAAGTACCTTAAAGAAGCTGCACTTGGTGATGCAAATGCTGATTCCATCAACAATGGATCCTTCTTTGCTAGCTAG
- the LOC107029929 gene encoding uncharacterized protein LOC107029929, with the protein MKCFLVICLFASFLFISFTSFSNRFIWFSPCLDCGAINIHTSYAYSATVTNNINEKEDITNITHILFGIGGSAKTWKNRKNYSDLWWEPNVTRGFVWLDEKPRENDTWPEYSPPYRVSEDTSRFKYTCWFGDRSAVRIARIVKESFELGLENVRWFVMGDDDTVFFTKNLVTVLSKYDHNQMYYIGGNSESVEQDLVHSYGMAYGGGGIAISYPLAEVLVKFLDGCINRYHDFYGSDQKIGGCMAEIGVPLTRELGFHQMDIRGSARGLLAAHPLAPIVSLHHLGVIHSLIPLMDRVDSIKKVIEAYKRDSSRTMQQSFCYDLKKNWSISVSWGYSIQLYPNLMNGKELETPMRTFETWKGFEEPFTFNTRPNYIEPCQRPIEYYLDRVFELDNGETLTSYKRIGDYNKQCDNENYSPALAIQMVNVTANILSPQIWRQAPHRQCCEVINGEDNSNIIDTVLQIRIRSCNKWESATLPF; encoded by the exons ATGAAGTGTTTTcttgttatttgtttatttgctTCCTTTTTATTCATCTCATTCACTTCATTTTCCAATCGATTTATATGGTTTAGTCCATGTCTCGATTGTGGTGCCATAAATATTCATACTAGTTATGCTTATAGTGCTACCGTTACAAATAATATCAACGAAAAAGAAGATATTACTAACAtaactcatattttatttggtatCGGAGGGTCCGCTAAGACATGGAAAAATCGAAAAAATTATTCCGATTTATGGTGGGAACCTAACGTTACACGAGGGTTCGTGTGGCTCGATGAGAAGCCGCGAGAAAATGACACGTGGCCTGAATATTCCCCGCCCTATAGGGTGTCGGAGGACACGTCAAGGTTCAAGTACACGTGTTGGTTTGGTGATCGATCAGCTGTGAGGATTGCGAGAATTGTGAAAGAGAGTTTTGAATTAGGGTTAGAGAATGTGAGATGGTTCGTTATGGGGGACGATGATACGGTATTTTTTACGAAGAATTTAGTAACGGTTTTGAGTAAATACGATCATAATCAAATGTATTATATTGGTGGTAATTCAGAAAGTGTGGAACAAGATTTGGTACATTCTTATGGTATGGCTTATGGTGGTGGTGGAATTGCTATTAGTTATCCTCTTGCGGAGGTCCTCGTAAAGTTTTTAGACGGTTGTATTAATCGATATCATGATTTCTACGGTTCTGATCAAAAGATTGGTGGATGTATGGCTGAGATTGGTGTTCCTCTCACTAGAGAACTCGGATTTCATCAG atGGACATACGTGGTAGTGCACGTGGACTTTTGGCCGCGCATCCATTGGCACCAATTGTATCATTGCACCATCTAGGTGTTATACATTCTCTAATACCATTAATGGATCGGGTTGATTCAATAAAGAAGGTGATCGAGGCATATAAAAGAGACTCAAGTAGAACAATGCAACAAAGTTTTTGTTAcgatttaaagaaaaattggtcGATATCAGTATCATGGGGatattcgattcaattgtatccAAATTTAATGAATGGGAAGGAATTAGAGACACCAATGAGGACATTTGAGACATGGAAAGGGTTTGAAGAGCCATTTACGTTTAATACTAGGCCAAATTATATTGAGCCATGTCAAAGGCCTATCGAATATTATTTGGATCGCGTTTTTGAGCTCGATAATGGTGAAACTTTAACGAGTTATAAGAGAATTGGTGATTATAATAAGCAATGTGATAATGAAAATTATTCACCAGCATTAGCAATTCAAATGGTCAATGTCACAGCCAATATATTATCTCCACAAATATGGAGACAG gCACCACATAGGCAATGTTGTGAGGTGATTAATGGTGAAgataatagtaatattattgACACTGTTTTACAAATCAGAATTAGAAGTTGCAATAAATGGGAATCAGCAACATTGCCCTTTTGA